The Amaranthus tricolor cultivar Red isolate AtriRed21 chromosome 6, ASM2621246v1, whole genome shotgun sequence genome has a segment encoding these proteins:
- the LOC130814661 gene encoding cysteine-rich receptor-like protein kinase 10 — MTTLLTIFAILILSTIPISTSLPTYLYSICPNTTFPTNSKYKTNLNTLFQSLNTHAVSNPTGFYMTSAANGTSDAVYGLFLCRGDQNFSSCSDCVKTATTTDLPKTYCPTSKMAVIWYDECMVRYSNESLYGKMTDSPQVMLTNTQKIDGNQTAFGEIMMKTMNSMAVQTANNRSGMKFTAETVNFSRSITLYGLEQCTPDLSATDCDRCLGLAIGKLSVMQGARILMPSCNIRYEIYPFYNGAVNFTATTSTNTTLSNENGKKKVSAKLIVAIVAPVVVFSLLLLAVGTRCIKKRAKKFYSVPHGYGEDFAAVESLQYDLALLQSATNNFSNENKLGEGGFGCVYMGMLSTGQEIAVKRLSRGSGQGVQEFKNEVLLVAKLQHRNLVRLLGFCIAGEEKLLVYEYVPNKSLDQFLFDSEQKRKLNWERRYKIIGGVARGMLYLHQDSRLRIIHRDLKVSNILLDTDMNPKISDFGMARIFGVDQTQGNTSRVVGTYGYMSPEYAMHGQFSVKSDVYSFGVLVLETISGKRNSNFYQSGYAEDLLSYAWKRWKDGIPLEFVDETIRDSCSIHEVIRCMHLGLLCVQENVEERPTMATAVLMLESYSITLPVPKQPAFFIQSNVKGFGSDQSTSKSMPLSVNDISVTEVEAR, encoded by the exons ATGACTACCTTACTCACAATCTTCGCAATTTTAATCCTCTCGACAATACCCATATCCACCTCTCTTCCAACATACTTGTACAGCATATGCCCAAACACCACCTTCCCAACCAACAGCAAGTACAAAACCAACCTAAACACCCTTTTCCAATCACTCAACACTCACGCCGTCTCGAATCCCACCGGATTTTACATGACTTCCGCCGCAAACGGCACAAGCGACGCCGTCTACGGCCTCTTCCTCTGTCGAGGTGACCAAAACTTCAGCTCGTGTAGCGACTGCGTTAAAACCGCTACCACCACAGACTTACCTAAAACATACTGTCCTACCTCGAAGATGGCTGTAATCTGGTACGACGAGTGTATGGTAAGATACTCCAACGAATCTCTTTATGGTAAAATGACGGATTCTCCGCAAGTGATGTTAACCAACACACAGAAAATCGATGGAAATCAAACTGCGTTCGGCGAAATTATGATGAAAACTATGAATAGTATGGCTGTGCAGACTGCTAATAATCGATCTGGAATGAAATTTACGGCGGAAACGGTGAATTTTTCGAGGTCGATAACGTTGTATGGATTAGAACAGTGTACGCCAGATTTATCGGCTACGGATTGCGATCGATGTTTAGGGCTTGCGATTGGGAAGTTGTCGGTCATGCAAGGTGCCAGAATTTTGATGCCGAGTTGTAATATTCGGTATGAGATCTACCCTTTCTATAATGGTGCTGTTAATTTTACAGCAACTACAAGTACAAATACGACCTTGAGTAATGAGAATG GCAAGAAGAAAGTATCAGCAAAGTTGATCGTTGCCATTGTAGCTCCAGTGGTAGTATTCTCATTGCTATTACTTGCCGTCGGCACACGCTGCATCAAGAAACGAGCTAAAAAATTTTATTCTGTGCCCCATGGATATg GTGAAGATTTTGCAGCAGTTGAATCCTTGCAATATGATCTTGCGTTGCTTCAATCTGCAACCAACAATTTTTCAAATGAGAATAAACTCGGAGAAGGTGGCTTTGGCTGTGTCTATATG gGTATGTTGTCAACTGGACAAGAAATAGCAGTCAAGAGGTTGTCTAGAGGTTCTGGGCAAGGTGTACAAGAATTCAAGAATGAGGTGTTGTTAGTAGCCAAGCTTCAACATAGAAATTTAGTGAGGCTTTTGGGTTTTTGTATTGCAGGTGAAGAAAAGTTGCTAGTGTATGAATATGTCCCCAACAAAAGCCTTGACCAATTCCTTTTTG ATTCTGAACAAAAACGGAAATTGAATTGGGAAAGACGATACAAAATTATAGGAGGGGTAGCACGAGGGATGCTTTATCTCCACCAAGATTCTCGACTTAGAATCATACATCGTGATCTTAAAGTAAGTAATATATTGTTAGATACAGATATGAATCCTAAAATTTCTGACTTTGGCATGGCAAGGATATTTGGGGTGGACCAAACACAAGGAAATACAAGTAGAGTCGTGGGGACATA TGGGTATATGTCTCCGGAGTATGCAATGCACGGTCAATTCTCGGTTAAATCTGATGTATACAGCTTTGGGGTGCTAGTGTTAGAGACTATTAGTGGCAAAAGAAACAGTAATTTCTATCAATCCGGCTATGCAGAGGACCTTTTGAGCTAT GCATGGAAGCGTTGGAAAGATGGCATACCCTTAGAATTTGTGGACGAGACTATAAGAGACTCATGTTCGATACACGAAGTAATTAGATGCATGCACTTGGGCTTGCTATGTGTTCAAGAGAACGTAGAAGAAAGGCCTACAATGGCAACTGCAGTATTAATGTTGGAGAGCTATTCAATCACTCTTCCAGTGCCAAAACAACCAGCTTTCTTTATTCAATCTAATGTCAAGGGCTTTGGTTCCGATCAATCAACGAGTAAATCGATGCCATTGTCTGTGAATGATATCTCAGTGACTGAAGTCGAAGCCAGATAG
- the LOC130814663 gene encoding putative cysteine-rich repeat secretory protein 7, translating to MASAVIPLLLTILSISTRNITVSADEDLGGLERVCFGNSTKLKNSTNLNFKNNVYSLLPLLVSASSSSNPPLNFYNTSVSISPPRAYGSYLCRGDLSPTQCHNCLVNVTKFLSSLEIDSSECFGSDFLWCMVRYANTSNYKVYEEVSVFTYQPIGQNVTNYNQYNETLSKAITGLITEAGYGNWTKNYVTKAVQVTGRSDQKIYVLVQCTPDISAMNCSKCLRELYSYIPLCCSGTQGGVLAHAKCLMKYNNQSFFGAASPSFMPALFMVTMALLPTMYSFM from the coding sequence ATGGCATCGGCAGTAATCCCGCTTCTCCTAACCATCTTATCAATCTCAACTCGAAATATCACAGTATCTGCGGATGAAGATTTAGGTGGTCTTGAAAGAGTTTGCTTTGGCAACTCTACCAAGCTCAAAAATTCCACAAATCTTAATTTCAAGAACAATGTTTATTCACTTTTACCACTTCTTGTTTctgcttcttcatcttcaaatcCGCCATTAAATTTCTATAATACCTCTGTGAGCATATCTCCTCCTAGAGCTTACGGTTCTTATCTCTGTCGAGGCGATTTAAGTCCTACACAATGTCACAATTGTTTAGTCAACGTAACAAAATTTCTATCCAGCCTCGAGATTGACTCATCTGAATGCTTTGGGTCCGATTTTCTTTGGTGTATGGTACGTTACGCAAACACCTCGAATTACAAAGTGTATGAAGAGGTTAGTGTATTTACATATCAACCAATCGGACAGAACGTAACCAACTATAATCAATACAATGAAACATTGTCGAAGGCTATTACGGGACTCATTACAGAAGCTGGTTATGGTAATTGGACGAAGAATTATGTTACAAAGGCTGTACAGGTGACGGGGCGATCTGATCAGAAAATATATGTACTTGTGCAATGCACGCCTGATATTTCAGCGATGAATTGTAGTAAATGTTTAAGAGAATTATATTCTTATATTCCTTTATGTTGTAGTGGTACTCAAGGTGGAGTTCTTGCTCATGCTAAGTGCTTGATGAAGTATAATAATCAGTCTTTTTTTGGTGCTGCAAGTCCTAGTTTTATGCCTGCTTTGTTCATGGTTACCATGGCCTTGTTACCAACTATGTATTCATTTATGTGA